A stretch of DNA from Saccharomycodes ludwigii strain NBRC 1722 chromosome I, whole genome shotgun sequence:
gTACTGCTTTTAACTAATGTTATGTATTGAGATGTAGAAAGTCgataattatttttctccatatgtttttttattgattgaTGATATTGATGAAACATACTGTAAATagttatatttaatttatttttttaaaagaaaaatgatttaGTAATTGTCATAAAATGTAAGTGTAAGTGtgattttctattttttttttttttttttttttttatttaatattctttttaaaatataaaaaaggtTTGTGACAATATATCTGATAAATCCGTAcctttgataaaataatttgaaatttgtttcatttttttcttttttcattttttttttttccctttttacTTAACTTATTTTCTATTCCACTTACTATTGCTTCTTTACAGTATTTATTGCTCCTAGAATCCACAACCCTTTCCATTTTCTATGGTTACaggtttttttgttttctctAGCTTGATAAATCCccaagaaattttttttttcctctttcatttttcctAATTTCCTtcagtttgtttttttttttttctttccttttctttttcttttttttttttttttttttttttttgggacATGCTGTACATGTTTATTTCTTTGAATTGCTGTATGAACTATAATCTTTTCAGCTTCAAACTTTTCTTCTTAGCAATTTAAGATTTACACAGAATTTTGGTTTCGCATTATCTTCTAATTTTATACATTAGATTATATCACTTCAGTTATATtcattttctaataatatattttgaacttttcaaaataaagtCCTAAAATCACAACGAAAGATATATATCAAAATGGCTGCTAAATCTGGTATGTAGAAACGTTTGAATTAATACAGTAAATGGAATAAtgaaacatatataaaataaaccaaaaaaaaaaaaaaaaaaaaaaaaattaacaataagcaacaatattaaaaaagaaaaaagcaaTGAGGGACGCATATTGAAATTGAAGACTGattaatattttggatGATCAACcactaatattttttttttttgttctcaGAAtcctttaataaaattggaCTTGTGGGAAGTAATGATTATGACCGTAGTATTTCTTTATCTATCTCATTGaatatacatatttatATGTCCAGACGATGGTTGTAATGAATATcagaaaaataacatataGTTTTACCGATTGAAAATTAGAATATCTGGGTTACAGGACATTATATTAAACATAATCATTTACATTTGAAGAATATTAggattaaaatttttatatcagGACAAAGTTATGATGGGAATATGGTTATTTACACTACAATGTATTACAGGAGTTTTTTCATGTTTATCATGTAATATCACTAATATCAgctttgtattttttattctgatatttttataccTTTTTATGAAATGAGTACAACAACCGATTTTCAGTTTAGCGATTAGTGtggttctttttttttttagaattatTCTGTTCTACTTTTATGTTTTTGggaaataattttcaaagttGAAATTTACTAACATTGGTatgtattaaaatttttttttttttcctttttttggatggaaaacaatttaaaaaatacattttacaattttgTACAGGTATTGCTTCTGGTTTGAACAAGGGTAAGAACGTCAAAAAAATGACTCCAGCTCCAAAGATTTCTTACAGAAAGGGTGCTTTATCCCAAAGAACCAAGTTTGTTCGTTCTTTAGTTAAGGAAGTTGTTGGTTTGGCTCCATATGAAAGAAGATTGATTGATTTAATCAGAAACTCTGGTGAAAAGAGAGCTAGAAAGGTTGCTAAGAAGAGATTAGGTTCTTTCGGTAGAGCTAAGGCTAAGGTTGAAGAAATGAACGCCGTTATTGTTGCTTCTCGTCGTCATTAagtttattgaaattttatttttaattttttaaactttttgtgtgaaatatatatatatatatataatcgtttttttccttttttgttattattttttattatatattatgaatatattgTTTACTATAAACTAATaatgaataataacaaaattagtattgataataattttagcTTATTATGTTacacttttttattaatataaagGAAGAGATCCCATAATCATTACCATTTcttatttccattttagaattaatgtcttatttttgaactcaaaaaaaaaaaaaaaaaaaagctatgTTAGTAGAAGGCAAAgatgttttaatttgtttatgtTTAAAAACATAAGTGGATTATCATATTgcagaaaaaaagttagtGCAATAATAGATAAATATGGAAATGGtacaattttctttattgatGGGTTGGGAAActgcttttttttcaaagattATAATACTTTAGACGATTATAGTTGTActtaatagaaaaaataaaaaaaacaaacatgtgtaattttctatttacatatttttttttttttttttttttttttttttacctttcTTTGaacttggaaaaaaaaaaaatatatatatatatatacttttctaaaggtttaatatttacttacatttttataaactCATTAAAGTATTCGTATAAAAATTCAagattaaatatattggtCGATATctgaatatata
This window harbors:
- the RPL36A gene encoding 60S ribosomal protein eL36 (similar to Saccharomyces cerevisiae YMR194W | RPL36A | Ribosomal Protein of the Large subunit (paralog of YPL249C-A | RPL36B)), which produces MAAKSGIASGLNKGKNVKKMTPAPKISYRKGALSQRTKFVRSLVKEVVGLAPYERRLIDLIRNSGEKRARKVAKKRLGSFGRAKAKVEEMNAVIVASRRH